The Candidatus Saccharibacteria bacterium genome has a segment encoding these proteins:
- a CDS encoding replication-associated recombination protein A has protein sequence MQPLADKLRPQKLADVIGQEHLTKKGGLLFELAKTKKLTSLIFWGPPGTGKTTLARILATETKADFIELSAVASGKADVMKVIERAKQNNRLQNRTVLFVDEIHRFNKAQQDAFLPYVESGVITLIGATTENPSFEVINALLSRSKVVVLKQLSEQSLKQIIQRAKKELKLTVKQLPSKSVTTLIRLSHGDARTALNTLELALQIAGKGVIAPDTIQTAAQNKLPGYDKKGEDHYNTISAFIKSLRGSDENAASFYLARMLQAGEDPKFIARRMVIFASEDVGLAVNGVLNVAVSTFMAVERIGMPECQYNLFHCALVLARCDKSRDVTTAMKNALQTAKDNPTAQVPLHIRNAPTELMKDLGYSKGTKWEAGFKHPEGFLPEELKEWKAL, from the coding sequence ATCCAACCACTTGCAGACAAGCTGCGTCCACAAAAATTAGCTGACGTAATTGGGCAAGAACACCTAACCAAAAAGGGTGGGCTGCTTTTTGAATTGGCTAAAACAAAAAAGCTCACCAGCCTTATTTTTTGGGGGCCACCAGGTACCGGTAAGACAACTCTCGCACGAATTTTAGCCACCGAAACCAAAGCTGACTTTATAGAACTCAGTGCTGTCGCGAGCGGCAAAGCAGACGTAATGAAGGTAATCGAACGCGCTAAACAAAATAACCGCCTGCAAAACCGTACTGTGTTGTTTGTAGACGAAATCCATCGATTCAATAAAGCCCAACAAGACGCCTTTTTACCGTATGTGGAAAGTGGTGTTATCACCTTAATCGGAGCCACAACCGAAAACCCGAGCTTTGAAGTAATAAACGCCTTGTTGTCCCGCAGTAAAGTAGTTGTACTCAAACAGCTGTCAGAACAATCTTTAAAACAAATAATCCAACGAGCAAAAAAAGAGCTTAAACTAACAGTTAAACAACTACCGTCAAAAAGCGTCACTACTTTAATACGGCTCTCCCACGGCGATGCCCGCACAGCTCTAAATACACTCGAATTAGCCCTACAAATAGCTGGAAAGGGCGTTATAGCGCCCGATACAATTCAAACTGCAGCTCAAAACAAATTACCTGGCTACGACAAAAAGGGCGAGGACCACTACAACACTATTAGCGCATTTATAAAATCATTGCGTGGCAGCGACGAAAATGCCGCCAGTTTTTATTTAGCGCGAATGCTACAAGCAGGGGAGGACCCTAAGTTTATTGCCCGCAGAATGGTTATATTCGCCAGCGAAGACGTCGGCTTGGCGGTAAATGGCGTGCTTAATGTAGCTGTCAGTACGTTTATGGCGGTGGAGCGAATCGGCATGCCAGAGTGTCAGTATAATCTGTTCCACTGCGCCTTAGTACTTGCGCGCTGCGACAAGTCGCGTGATGTCACAACAGCCATGAAAAACGCTCTGCAAACGGCCAAAGACAATCCAACCGCCCAAGTACCACTCCATATTCGTAACGCTCCGACAGAGCTCATGAAAGACCTTGGCTATAGCAAAGGCACAAAATGGGAAGCCGGCTTTAAGCACCCAGAGGGTTTTTTGCCAGAGGAGTTGAAGGAGTGGAAGGCGCTATAG
- a CDS encoding heavy metal translocating P-type ATPase, whose product MALEKQNKGYVSHTQNHDKHAGHSPNIFKRKFWVSLFLTIPVLYFSPSIQTFLSFKSVEFSGSTYIPALLSLVILIYGGLVFLKSARAEIGIRTPGMMTLISMAISVSFLYSAAVTFGLVDGMDFWWELATLITIMLLGHWLEMASIDSAQGALGELAKLLPDTAERATKDGTKTVSVAELKVGDKVLVRPGASIPVDGEIIKGKSGIDESFITGESKLVEKDVGDKVVAGAINSEGSLTVQVTELGDDTVLSGIMKLVADAQNSKSKTQLLADSAAKYLFYYALIAALITAVSWAILGTSGLDYTIERVVAVLIIACPHALGLAIPLVTAISTTKAANSGILVRDRLALEQARKIDVVVFDKTGTLTKAEHGVVEVVAEDKKHAVSVAAGIEADSEHPLAKAITDYADEEKIRPKKATDFTSISGKGVSAKVDSKKYYIGGPQLLKERGVKLSGTFKEASNKAAKNAQSAVYLVEDTKVLAVFLIADVIREESKEAIRYLHSQGIKVGMLTGDSQAVADWVAKSVGIDTVHAEVLPGDKADIIKHIQSGGKRVAMVGDGVNDAPALTQADVGIAIGAGTDVAIESAGVVLARNDPRAVTSVIKLSKATYSKMVQNLIWATFYNLAAVPLAGGALAFTGFVLSPAVGAALMSGSTVIVALNAQLLRRINI is encoded by the coding sequence ATGGCGCTGGAAAAACAAAATAAAGGCTACGTATCACATACACAAAATCACGATAAACATGCTGGACATAGCCCAAACATATTTAAGCGAAAATTTTGGGTGTCACTTTTCTTAACGATACCTGTGCTGTATTTTTCTCCTTCAATTCAAACGTTCTTATCATTTAAATCAGTAGAATTTAGTGGTTCTACCTATATTCCTGCGTTGCTTTCATTGGTTATCTTAATCTATGGAGGCTTAGTATTCCTAAAAAGTGCACGTGCCGAAATTGGCATTAGAACACCCGGCATGATGACGTTAATCAGCATGGCAATTTCTGTTTCTTTCCTTTATAGCGCAGCTGTTACATTTGGGCTTGTTGATGGCATGGATTTCTGGTGGGAGCTCGCTACGCTTATCACTATCATGCTTCTAGGACACTGGCTTGAAATGGCATCTATTGATAGCGCGCAAGGAGCTCTAGGCGAACTTGCAAAACTACTCCCAGACACTGCAGAGCGCGCTACTAAAGACGGTACCAAGACTGTATCTGTTGCAGAGTTAAAAGTTGGCGACAAAGTGCTGGTGCGTCCGGGTGCAAGTATCCCTGTTGATGGTGAAATTATAAAAGGTAAATCTGGCATAGATGAATCATTCATCACCGGCGAATCTAAGCTGGTAGAAAAAGATGTTGGCGATAAAGTCGTCGCAGGTGCAATCAATTCTGAAGGCTCACTCACAGTACAGGTTACAGAGCTCGGTGATGACACTGTTTTGTCTGGGATAATGAAGCTCGTAGCAGACGCTCAGAATTCAAAATCTAAAACACAGCTACTTGCTGATTCTGCCGCTAAGTATTTGTTCTACTACGCACTTATAGCAGCTTTGATAACTGCAGTTTCTTGGGCGATCCTGGGGACGAGCGGATTAGACTATACTATCGAGCGAGTTGTTGCAGTGCTGATTATCGCATGCCCTCATGCACTCGGGCTCGCTATACCTTTAGTAACTGCGATATCGACAACAAAAGCTGCAAACTCTGGAATATTAGTCCGGGATCGGCTCGCTCTTGAGCAGGCACGAAAGATAGATGTTGTCGTGTTTGATAAAACCGGCACACTTACAAAAGCAGAGCACGGAGTAGTCGAAGTTGTTGCCGAGGACAAAAAACATGCTGTTTCCGTAGCAGCTGGAATTGAAGCAGACTCCGAGCATCCACTCGCCAAAGCAATTACTGACTACGCAGACGAAGAAAAGATTCGACCCAAGAAAGCCACCGACTTTACCTCAATATCTGGCAAAGGTGTAAGTGCCAAAGTCGATTCCAAGAAATACTATATCGGTGGACCTCAACTTCTGAAGGAACGTGGAGTAAAGCTGTCTGGAACATTTAAAGAAGCATCTAATAAAGCTGCAAAAAACGCTCAAAGTGCAGTTTATCTTGTAGAGGACACGAAGGTTCTTGCAGTATTTCTTATTGCTGATGTCATTCGTGAGGAATCTAAAGAGGCTATTCGTTATTTGCATAGCCAAGGAATTAAAGTCGGAATGCTTACTGGGGACAGCCAAGCTGTAGCCGATTGGGTTGCAAAAAGTGTTGGTATCGATACGGTGCATGCCGAGGTGCTCCCGGGCGATAAAGCCGACATCATTAAACACATCCAATCTGGTGGAAAACGAGTTGCAATGGTCGGCGATGGTGTGAACGATGCACCAGCGCTCACCCAAGCTGATGTTGGTATAGCAATCGGTGCGGGCACTGATGTTGCTATCGAATCAGCAGGGGTAGTCTTGGCCAGAAATGATCCACGGGCTGTCACATCGGTAATTAAACTGAGTAAAGCAACTTATAGCAAAATGGTACAGAATCTTATCTGGGCAACATTCTATAACTTGGCAGCCGTTCCACTTGCCGGAGGTGCACTGGCATTTACCGGGTTTGTTTTATCACCTGCGGTGGGCGCGGCACTGATGTCTGGATCTACAGTTATCGTGGCGCTTAACGCACAATTGCTTCGCAGAATTAATATATAA
- a CDS encoding transcriptional regulator: MLDTSYERFFGTLANENRLSIVQYLLQCEHSSVNDIAENTSLEQSLVSRHMHRLLSCHFVSVTQQGKERIYALNQDTIAPLLKLIDSHIENYCSCESCVSCDDKCKCNQ; the protein is encoded by the coding sequence ATGTTAGATACGTCATATGAGAGATTTTTTGGAACGCTTGCCAATGAAAACCGCCTAAGTATTGTTCAGTATTTACTGCAATGTGAACATAGTTCAGTGAATGATATTGCAGAAAACACCTCGCTTGAACAATCACTCGTATCCCGCCACATGCATAGACTTTTGTCATGCCACTTCGTGAGTGTCACTCAACAAGGCAAAGAACGCATATACGCTCTAAATCAGGATACGATTGCGCCGCTTTTGAAATTGATAGACTCGCACATCGAAAACTATTGCTCGTGTGAGTCGTGTGTCTCTTGTGACGATAAATGCAAGTGTAACCAATAA
- a CDS encoding FAD:protein FMN transferase, with protein MLTFEALGTGWKIKANDFDVVAEKNKILSVVTEFENNYSRFKKTSYVGRLNTGSSINQPPSELYEMLEFAYRAYQNTQGMFNIFIGATLENSGYGLKNNNKFSNAFSGAISFSEQEIKLTGEHSIDLGGFGKGWLIDKLALILQDKSDNFVINGGGDMYVKGKKIVQIESTGHKVGVEDQAVASSSAAARAWRFGGVQHTHIPSAQSEHQASVIAGDAKTADMLATVSLLSNNAQLKSLEKSYKAKIMLVQGSDIIYCSKAEFFNMNI; from the coding sequence ATGCTTACGTTTGAGGCACTCGGCACCGGCTGGAAAATTAAAGCAAATGATTTTGACGTTGTTGCCGAAAAGAACAAAATCCTCTCCGTCGTTACGGAGTTCGAAAACAATTACAGTCGCTTTAAAAAAACTTCTTATGTTGGAAGGTTGAATACTGGATCATCAATCAACCAGCCCCCAAGTGAACTCTACGAAATGCTGGAATTTGCTTACCGGGCTTACCAGAACACACAGGGAATGTTTAATATTTTTATCGGCGCTACGCTCGAAAACAGTGGCTATGGACTCAAAAACAACAATAAGTTCAGTAATGCATTCAGTGGAGCTATTTCGTTCTCTGAACAAGAGATAAAACTTACTGGTGAGCATAGTATTGATCTCGGCGGTTTTGGTAAGGGGTGGCTTATAGATAAATTAGCTTTAATTCTGCAAGATAAATCTGATAACTTTGTGATCAATGGCGGCGGAGATATGTATGTTAAGGGTAAAAAAATAGTACAAATTGAAAGTACTGGACATAAGGTGGGGGTAGAAGACCAAGCCGTTGCATCTAGTAGTGCTGCGGCTCGGGCATGGAGGTTTGGAGGCGTACAACACACTCACATTCCCAGTGCTCAATCCGAGCACCAAGCAAGTGTTATTGCAGGTGATGCGAAGACCGCAGATATGCTAGCAACAGTTAGTTTGCTAAGTAATAATGCACAACTAAAATCACTCGAGAAATCATATAAAGCGAAAATCATGCTTGTGCAAGGCAGTGATATTATCTACTGTTCAAAAGCTGAATTCTTCAATATGAATATTTGA
- a CDS encoding DUF721 domain-containing protein codes for MDPISDLLLKKAKQLDFDSKKSELEIIQTELSRLHDTSVKLLKINTDRSILVTANSAAKATELRFQQVELLEIINSAVTKPITAVRIIIK; via the coding sequence ATGGACCCTATTAGCGACTTGTTGTTAAAGAAAGCCAAGCAGCTTGATTTTGACTCCAAAAAGTCCGAGCTTGAAATTATCCAAACTGAATTAAGCCGACTACACGACACATCTGTTAAATTGCTGAAAATTAACACCGATCGGTCAATTTTAGTCACTGCAAATTCTGCTGCAAAAGCTACAGAGCTGCGGTTTCAACAGGTAGAATTGTTAGAAATTATTAACTCTGCAGTTACAAAACCAATCACAGCTGTTCGGATTATTATTAAATAG
- a CDS encoding response regulator has product MNEKKILCIEDDMFISEMYTRALRKAGYEVDEVSTGPDGISQARKQTYDLILLDIFIPERTGIEVLADLRGADGKGLPDTKIVIMTNYAQDDMSKQALETRADGYFIKADITPKSLVALVKQVIG; this is encoded by the coding sequence ATGAACGAAAAAAAGATACTGTGCATTGAAGACGACATGTTCATTAGCGAAATGTACACCCGTGCCTTACGCAAAGCTGGCTACGAAGTTGACGAAGTAAGTACCGGCCCAGATGGTATTTCCCAAGCGCGAAAACAAACCTATGATTTGATTTTGCTAGATATTTTTATTCCAGAACGCACCGGCATAGAAGTTCTAGCTGACCTGCGCGGTGCAGACGGCAAAGGCCTGCCCGACACCAAAATAGTAATTATGACCAACTACGCTCAAGACGACATGTCTAAACAAGCTTTAGAAACTCGTGCTGACGGCTACTTTATAAAAGCCGACATTACTCCTAAAAGCTTGGTCGCATTGGTCAAGCAAGTCATAGGTTAG
- a CDS encoding HAMP domain-containing histidine kinase gives MNLPTKQVNKSPLTAVKYGSQLNPKVKQPAMTNKYEGQIFKRLIIVMAVVVLGVAGVGLLLASFTDLQPLIIFAASLVVGCALGMTLSLSVSKQFSAPLVSLAQQVEHATASETTLDPVSSQLGNDLITHALNSLQNFISNSMNNSEKLNSTARQVARTLNILPYPVIGLDHNKKIALANQAAAQLVGVESSHDLLGQEFTAVFALIQNDKHVLPTWVDLQQAGAVNAEQQWTEIRFQNKDRQEYNFDVWARYIRAEESGIETSIMLVDRTLERQHEEMKVDFVAMAAHDLRAPVTVIRGYIETIADELEKAMTADQKNYMHKLDASAAQLSGFINNILNVAKVDRGKLNLSLQEGEWGTILRQAVDQLQIRAKAHGKTIELKIDSALPHVAVDPVSIIEVINNFVDNAIKYSGSNNERIIITARLNDKSEIETTVQDFGVGIPDNLVGKLFTKYYRSHRTQKEFGGTGLGLFISKAIIDAHHGHVWAQSKEGEGSTFGFSLPPYEKIAAKLEEGDSPTITRGTHGWIKNHSLYRR, from the coding sequence ATGAATTTACCGACGAAGCAGGTCAACAAATCGCCATTAACAGCGGTAAAGTATGGTTCGCAGCTCAACCCGAAGGTCAAACAACCAGCTATGACCAATAAATACGAAGGTCAAATTTTTAAACGGCTTATTATTGTAATGGCAGTAGTAGTTTTGGGTGTTGCAGGTGTCGGATTGCTGTTAGCTAGCTTTACCGACTTGCAACCGCTAATTATTTTCGCTGCAAGCCTGGTTGTTGGGTGTGCGCTTGGCATGACTCTGTCGCTGTCTGTATCTAAACAATTTAGCGCTCCTTTAGTTAGTTTGGCTCAGCAAGTTGAACACGCCACCGCTAGCGAAACCACCCTCGACCCCGTTTCAAGCCAACTGGGAAACGATTTAATTACCCATGCACTTAATTCTTTGCAGAACTTCATTAGCAACTCAATGAACAACTCAGAAAAACTAAATTCCACTGCTCGGCAAGTTGCGCGGACGTTAAATATTTTGCCATACCCGGTCATTGGTTTAGACCATAATAAAAAAATTGCTCTGGCCAACCAAGCAGCCGCTCAATTAGTCGGTGTAGAATCCAGCCACGACTTGTTGGGCCAAGAATTTACAGCCGTATTTGCATTAATTCAAAACGACAAACACGTGCTACCAACCTGGGTCGACCTCCAACAAGCGGGAGCGGTAAATGCCGAACAACAATGGACCGAAATTCGTTTTCAAAATAAAGACCGTCAAGAATATAACTTTGATGTGTGGGCCCGCTACATCCGGGCAGAAGAGAGCGGCATTGAAACAAGTATTATGCTGGTGGACCGCACGCTTGAGCGCCAGCATGAAGAAATGAAAGTCGACTTTGTAGCAATGGCTGCACACGACTTGCGCGCACCTGTTACGGTTATTCGCGGCTATATAGAAACCATTGCCGACGAGCTAGAAAAGGCCATGACTGCCGATCAAAAAAATTATATGCATAAACTTGACGCCTCTGCCGCCCAGCTAAGTGGTTTCATAAACAACATACTAAATGTTGCAAAAGTTGACCGCGGAAAGCTTAACCTTAGTCTGCAAGAAGGAGAATGGGGTACTATTTTGCGCCAAGCGGTTGACCAACTGCAGATACGCGCCAAAGCGCACGGCAAAACTATCGAACTTAAAATCGACAGTGCATTGCCACATGTAGCTGTCGACCCGGTTAGTATTATCGAAGTAATTAATAACTTCGTCGACAACGCAATTAAGTACAGCGGTAGTAACAATGAACGTATCATCATTACTGCTCGGCTTAACGACAAGAGCGAAATCGAAACAACTGTGCAAGATTTCGGTGTTGGCATACCAGACAATTTAGTCGGGAAATTGTTCACAAAATATTACCGATCACACCGTACTCAAAAAGAGTTTGGCGGCACTGGATTAGGGTTATTTATAAGCAAAGCTATCATTGACGCTCACCACGGTCATGTCTGGGCACAATCAAAAGAGGGAGAAGGCAGTACATTCGGCTTTAGTTTGCCGCCATATGAAAAAATAGCTGCTAAACTAGAAGAAGGCGACTCACCAACAATTACTCGTGGTACACACGGCTGGATTAAAAATCATTCACTATATAGAAGATAA
- a CDS encoding DUF3048 domain-containing protein — translation MRDKLADFSAWIKRNKVKLGASTAGVVIVMFAIFFGLKIFNGVEKVDRTALDVSASEASEAVKLVPSITTGHDVTESVNQQPVIGVMISNSSEARPQTGLKDADIVFEAIAEGGITRYLALFHDNTPETIGPVRSLRPYFTDFALSFNAYVAHVGGSPRALSEAATKLGSRDLNQFSIGTRAFERVDFRFAPHNVYTNYDDLSNVGGGNASEFDSLLRKEPEPLATPTASTINIEYSAAKYDTAWQYDPATNDYKRTLAGAPHTDLETKEQLRFDVVVVLKNKYSQFSEGGTTYNSIQSTGSNTAFIFQDGGFTKATWTKNNLTDQYEFTDEAGQQIAINSGKVWFAAQPEGQTTSYDQ, via the coding sequence ATGCGCGATAAACTTGCTGATTTTTCTGCTTGGATTAAACGAAATAAAGTAAAACTCGGCGCCAGTACTGCTGGGGTTGTAATTGTTATGTTTGCTATTTTTTTTGGTTTGAAAATTTTTAATGGCGTCGAAAAGGTTGATCGAACAGCTCTTGACGTGTCAGCCAGCGAGGCCAGCGAAGCCGTTAAGCTCGTGCCTTCGATAACAACCGGCCACGACGTCACCGAATCTGTTAACCAACAGCCAGTGATTGGAGTCATGATCAGCAATAGTAGCGAAGCACGACCGCAAACTGGCCTAAAAGATGCCGACATTGTGTTTGAGGCAATTGCTGAAGGTGGCATAACCCGTTACCTAGCGCTATTCCATGACAACACGCCAGAAACAATTGGTCCAGTGCGAAGCTTGCGGCCATACTTTACCGACTTCGCTTTGTCGTTTAATGCCTATGTTGCTCATGTCGGAGGGAGCCCACGAGCGCTTAGCGAAGCCGCAACAAAACTTGGCAGCAGAGACCTCAATCAATTCAGCATTGGCACGCGCGCCTTTGAACGAGTAGACTTTCGGTTTGCTCCACATAATGTCTATACCAACTACGACGACCTAAGCAATGTTGGCGGTGGCAACGCCAGTGAATTTGACTCACTGCTGCGCAAAGAGCCCGAACCACTCGCCACGCCAACAGCCTCTACGATCAACATTGAGTATTCAGCCGCAAAATACGACACGGCTTGGCAATACGACCCTGCCACCAACGACTACAAGCGAACCTTGGCTGGTGCGCCGCACACCGACCTAGAAACTAAAGAACAGCTGCGCTTTGACGTTGTAGTGGTTCTTAAGAATAAATACAGTCAATTCAGCGAAGGCGGCACAACCTATAACAGCATTCAAAGCACTGGCAGTAACACTGCTTTTATCTTTCAGGATGGCGGCTTCACCAAAGCAACTTGGACTAAAAACAACCTAACCGACCAATATGAATTTACCGACGAAGCAGGTCAACAAATCGCCATTAACAGCGGTAAAGTATGGTTCGCAGCTCAACCCGAAGGTCAAACAACCAGCTATGACCAATAA
- a CDS encoding glutamate--tRNA ligase, which produces MEQKIVTRFAPSPTGYMHIGAARTAIFAWLLAQQSNGEFILRIEDTDKNREVQGSEAHLIESLKWLGLNWTQGPDIGGEAGPYRQSERLEIYARYAQKLVDEGKAYADTTTPEQLTKWREKAKAEKRPFHFNDHRPANPPEWQIGLPLRLKIDEPQSPAWNDEVRGPQKESKENIDDFILMKADGYPTYNFAHIVDDFEMGVTHVIRGEEFVSSVPKYLMLYKALGITPPVFAHLPSILAPTGNKKLSKRDGAPDLLQYRDQGYLPDAILNFLVKLGWNDGTEQEVYSRADLIDSFSLDRVQKSGARYDEKQLNWISGHHIRTLELDDIYELSKQWWPEEAASADDDLKKKILSLIQEKLKKFSEIPDATRFFFTRPDFNPRDFIANDKQLKKLTDTELTDFLEAAIEKLQQSDFSEQDLETALRNLVDELETKVGVLFKLIRISVTGSTVAPGLFETLAVLGKDESLERIRIAQSKL; this is translated from the coding sequence ATGGAACAAAAGATCGTAACTCGTTTCGCCCCAAGCCCGACAGGCTATATGCATATTGGTGCGGCTCGTACCGCTATCTTTGCATGGTTGCTCGCTCAGCAAAGCAATGGCGAATTTATTTTACGCATCGAAGACACCGACAAGAATAGGGAAGTGCAAGGTTCGGAAGCGCACTTAATAGAATCTTTAAAATGGCTTGGCTTGAATTGGACCCAAGGGCCCGATATTGGTGGTGAAGCCGGTCCGTATCGCCAGTCTGAACGCTTAGAAATCTACGCCCGCTACGCCCAAAAGCTCGTCGACGAAGGTAAAGCTTACGCCGACACCACCACCCCAGAGCAGTTAACTAAATGGCGCGAAAAAGCCAAAGCCGAAAAACGCCCATTCCACTTCAACGACCACCGGCCTGCTAACCCACCAGAATGGCAGATTGGCTTGCCACTACGACTCAAAATAGACGAACCACAAAGCCCAGCCTGGAACGATGAAGTTCGGGGGCCACAAAAGGAATCAAAAGAAAATATTGATGACTTTATTTTAATGAAAGCCGACGGCTACCCAACCTATAATTTCGCTCACATTGTTGACGACTTTGAAATGGGTGTAACGCACGTTATCCGCGGCGAAGAATTTGTTAGTTCTGTCCCTAAATACTTAATGCTTTACAAAGCACTTGGCATAACACCGCCAGTTTTTGCGCATTTACCAAGTATATTAGCGCCAACCGGCAACAAAAAACTCAGCAAGCGTGACGGAGCTCCTGATTTGCTTCAATACCGAGACCAAGGCTACCTACCCGACGCCATTCTTAATTTTTTGGTTAAACTTGGCTGGAACGACGGAACCGAGCAAGAAGTTTATAGTCGTGCAGATTTAATAGATAGCTTCAGCTTAGATAGAGTGCAAAAATCGGGCGCTCGCTACGACGAAAAGCAGCTTAATTGGATATCTGGTCATCATATCCGCACGCTCGAACTTGACGATATTTACGAACTGTCAAAACAATGGTGGCCCGAAGAAGCCGCCAGCGCCGATGATGATCTGAAAAAGAAAATCCTGAGTTTAATTCAAGAAAAATTAAAAAAATTCAGCGAAATTCCAGACGCTACTCGGTTCTTTTTCACACGGCCCGACTTTAACCCCCGTGATTTTATTGCAAACGACAAGCAACTTAAAAAGCTTACCGACACCGAATTAACCGACTTTTTAGAAGCCGCTATTGAAAAGCTGCAACAAAGCGACTTTAGCGAACAGGACCTTGAAACGGCTCTGCGCAACCTTGTCGATGAGCTAGAAACCAAGGTTGGGGTTCTATTTAAGCTAATCCGAATTTCTGTGACTGGCAGCACAGTCGCTCCTGGCTTATTCGAAACATTAGCAGTTTTAGGCAAAGACGAATCCCTAGAGCGTATAAGAATCGCCCAGAGCAAACTATAG
- a CDS encoding rod shape-determining protein gives MITQRIAIDLGSSATRIYIPRKGVVLDEPSVIAKTPDNKIAAVGTDALEMMERTPEALLATRPLSSGVVADFKMTRLMLEQFIIDSIGRFRLRKPEAMITVSSGATSTERRAVVDVAKTAGISNPFLIDAPVAAALGAGIPIADPTGNLIVHIGAGSTEIAVISLSGVVASHSIRVGGITIDNAIARYMRQNHKISIGAATAEEIKRLVASAMPRQQDETIKVQGRDTIGGMPKQIEVSSNELVDSIEGILEQIVLGIRQVMERTSPELVADIVEHGMMLTGGTAMLHKLDDLMRKVVGVPCIIAQDPLYCAVKGANIAMTNLDDYKKSFFVN, from the coding sequence ATGATTACACAACGAATAGCAATCGACTTAGGAAGCAGCGCAACGCGCATTTATATACCTCGTAAAGGTGTTGTTCTTGACGAACCAAGTGTAATCGCCAAAACACCCGACAACAAGATTGCTGCCGTCGGAACCGACGCTCTGGAGATGATGGAACGCACACCAGAGGCATTATTGGCCACTCGACCGCTCAGCAGCGGGGTAGTAGCAGACTTTAAAATGACCCGGCTCATGCTAGAACAATTTATTATCGACTCAATCGGTCGCTTTAGGCTGCGTAAACCCGAAGCCATGATAACGGTGTCGTCAGGGGCAACCTCGACCGAAAGACGAGCAGTCGTCGACGTAGCTAAAACTGCTGGTATTAGTAACCCATTCTTGATTGACGCTCCCGTTGCCGCAGCCCTGGGCGCCGGTATACCTATTGCCGACCCAACTGGCAATCTAATTGTGCACATCGGCGCTGGCTCGACCGAAATTGCAGTCATCTCATTAAGCGGGGTAGTGGCCTCGCACAGTATTCGGGTTGGCGGCATTACTATCGACAACGCCATTGCCCGCTACATGCGCCAGAATCATAAAATTTCAATCGGCGCAGCAACAGCAGAAGAAATTAAGCGACTGGTAGCATCGGCCATGCCACGGCAACAAGACGAAACCATCAAAGTTCAGGGACGCGACACAATTGGCGGCATGCCCAAACAAATTGAAGTCAGCAGTAACGAATTAGTTGATTCTATCGAAGGCATACTTGAGCAAATCGTTCTAGGTATTCGCCAAGTTATGGAGCGAACTTCGCCAGAACTTGTTGCAGATATTGTTGAACACGGCATGATGCTGACTGGTGGCACGGCAATGCTCCACAAACTCGACGATCTTATGCGCAAAGTTGTCGGCGTACCATGCATAATCGCCCAAGACCCACTGTACTGTGCGGTTAAGGGAGCTAATATAGCTATGACTAATCTTGATGACTATAAAAAGAGTTTTTTTGTGAATTAG